Proteins found in one Corallococcus exiguus genomic segment:
- a CDS encoding M57 family metalloprotease — protein sequence MTLKRNVWVCHALRLMALLGSAGCGAGVAPEASDEEPVSTQRLSFEEFERRTYREPETGIYIVDGDMPMSDLDELREYYDGLSKPGALIVRTVNGVTATWSNAQKLDLRYCVSTGFGSRYARVVEAMSRAANAWESAANVDFIHVQAEDSNCGASNPNVVFDVSPVSGQDYLARAFFPDDVRANRNVLIDASAFGSIPPYTLEGVLRHELGHTLGLRHEHTRPDSGVCHEDSNWRTLTHYDPDSVMHYPQCAGTNTVDLHLTQRDRIGIRALYGRGNLNLALMGNASASSTYCVGTSEHCYSPNRVNDASRDSTLNGLHGWTNANGAALPQWVQVDLGKPHVINQVNAVFSSDGVPQAYSIEVWTGSAWVAVNNVTGNTQVERIQTFEPVVASRVRLLGRLGSTTQPGYVRVNELEVYNNHENLALSAKASASSSFCALGCYSASKVNDGNFSTLIGGDTSWTNAWGAALPQWVELDFGGPRTFRHVELFMSEDGAPQTYSIQIWNGNTWEDLHEVHGNSQWWRSHYTLTPTTTSKLRVLGKLGSALQPGYVRINEVEIYEN from the coding sequence ATGACCCTGAAGCGAAACGTCTGGGTTTGTCATGCCTTGCGGCTCATGGCCCTCCTGGGGTCGGCGGGATGCGGCGCCGGAGTGGCGCCAGAGGCCTCTGACGAGGAGCCTGTCAGCACCCAACGGCTCAGCTTCGAGGAGTTCGAGAGGCGCACGTATCGCGAACCGGAGACCGGCATCTACATCGTCGACGGTGACATGCCGATGTCGGACCTCGATGAACTGCGGGAGTACTACGACGGCCTCTCGAAGCCCGGCGCGCTCATCGTCCGTACCGTGAACGGAGTGACGGCGACATGGAGCAACGCCCAGAAGCTCGACCTCCGGTACTGCGTGAGCACGGGCTTCGGCTCGCGGTATGCCAGGGTCGTCGAGGCCATGTCACGCGCGGCGAATGCCTGGGAAAGCGCGGCCAACGTCGACTTCATCCACGTCCAGGCCGAGGACAGCAACTGCGGCGCGAGCAATCCCAACGTCGTCTTCGACGTCAGCCCTGTCTCGGGCCAGGACTATCTGGCGCGAGCCTTCTTCCCTGACGACGTCCGCGCGAACCGCAACGTCCTCATCGACGCCAGCGCCTTCGGGAGCATTCCGCCCTATACGTTGGAGGGGGTCCTCCGCCATGAACTGGGACACACGTTGGGCTTGCGGCATGAGCACACGCGACCTGACAGCGGCGTTTGCCATGAGGACAGCAACTGGCGAACTCTCACGCACTATGACCCGGACTCGGTGATGCACTACCCGCAGTGCGCGGGCACGAATACGGTGGATCTGCACCTCACGCAGCGCGACCGGATTGGCATCCGGGCGCTCTATGGTCGTGGGAATCTGAACCTGGCCCTGATGGGCAACGCCTCGGCGTCATCCACCTATTGCGTCGGCACCAGCGAGCATTGCTACTCACCCAACCGGGTCAACGACGCATCCCGCGACAGCACGCTCAATGGCCTCCATGGCTGGACCAACGCCAATGGCGCGGCACTCCCCCAATGGGTCCAGGTGGATCTCGGTAAGCCTCACGTCATCAACCAGGTCAACGCCGTCTTCAGCAGCGACGGTGTCCCGCAGGCCTATTCGATCGAAGTCTGGACTGGCTCCGCCTGGGTGGCGGTGAACAACGTCACGGGCAATACGCAGGTGGAGAGAATCCAAACCTTCGAGCCTGTGGTCGCCAGCCGCGTGCGGCTGCTGGGCCGGCTGGGTTCCACCACACAGCCGGGATATGTGCGCGTGAACGAGCTCGAGGTCTACAACAACCATGAGAATCTGGCGCTCTCCGCGAAGGCCTCGGCGTCTTCTTCCTTTTGCGCGCTCGGCTGCTATTCCGCGTCCAAGGTCAACGACGGCAATTTCAGTACGCTGATTGGCGGTGACACGAGCTGGACGAATGCCTGGGGCGCCGCGCTCCCGCAGTGGGTGGAGCTGGATTTCGGTGGCCCCCGCACCTTCCGGCACGTCGAACTCTTCATGAGCGAAGACGGCGCACCCCAGACCTACAGCATCCAGATCTGGAACGGGAACACCTGGGAGGACCTCCACGAGGTCCATGGAAACAGCCAGTGGTGGCGCTCCCATTACACCCTGACCCCCACCACCACGTCGAAGCTGCGGGTGCTCGGGAAGCTCGGGTCCGCCCTGCAGCCGGGCTACGTGCGGATCAACGAGGTGGAGATCTACGAGAACTGA
- the hppD gene encoding 4-hydroxyphenylpyruvate dioxygenase, which produces MAKQESLGIKALESIHWYVHDLERSRQFYTKGLDFAEVAVSGPELDAHGKQKSALFQAGEIALVVSQPVGEGGRAWRYLRKHPDGVGTLNFEVEDVEKAFKLLEQRGATFITEIQRFTDDAGGKLSFFSITTPFGDTTFRFLQRDNYKSIYPGFKVHAKPLGGQNKYGFDKLDHVTSNFQTMKPMLLWMEHVMGFEKFWHIEFHTEDVASQQKRDHGSGLKSEVMWDPKSGVKFANNEPKFPFFKASQINIFNEDHRGDGVQHLAITVKDILSSVKDMRQNAGIQFMPTPGSYYDALPERIQNMGIKKIDEDINVLRDLEVLIDGDKERSYMLQIFMKDAASLYKQADAGPFFYEIIQRKGDQGFGGGNFRALFESIERAQKAEGRV; this is translated from the coding sequence ATGGCCAAGCAGGAATCGCTGGGCATCAAGGCCCTGGAGAGCATCCACTGGTACGTGCATGACCTGGAGCGCAGCCGCCAGTTCTACACGAAGGGGTTGGACTTCGCGGAGGTGGCGGTGTCCGGTCCGGAGCTGGACGCGCACGGCAAGCAGAAGTCCGCGCTGTTCCAGGCGGGTGAGATTGCCCTCGTCGTGAGCCAGCCCGTGGGCGAGGGCGGCCGCGCGTGGCGCTACCTGCGCAAGCACCCGGACGGCGTGGGCACGCTGAACTTTGAAGTGGAGGACGTGGAGAAGGCGTTCAAGCTGCTGGAGCAGCGCGGCGCCACGTTCATCACGGAAATCCAGCGCTTCACGGACGACGCGGGCGGAAAGCTGTCGTTCTTCTCCATCACGACGCCGTTCGGCGACACCACGTTCCGCTTCCTGCAGCGGGACAACTACAAGTCCATCTACCCGGGCTTCAAGGTGCACGCGAAGCCCCTGGGCGGCCAGAACAAGTACGGCTTCGACAAGTTGGACCACGTCACGTCGAACTTCCAGACGATGAAGCCCATGCTCCTGTGGATGGAGCACGTGATGGGCTTCGAGAAGTTCTGGCACATCGAGTTCCACACCGAGGACGTGGCGTCGCAGCAGAAGCGCGACCACGGCAGCGGCCTGAAGTCGGAAGTGATGTGGGATCCGAAGAGCGGCGTGAAGTTCGCGAACAACGAGCCCAAGTTCCCGTTCTTCAAGGCCAGCCAGATCAACATCTTCAACGAGGACCACCGCGGTGACGGCGTGCAGCACCTGGCCATCACGGTGAAGGACATCCTGTCCTCCGTGAAGGACATGCGGCAGAACGCGGGCATCCAGTTCATGCCGACGCCGGGCTCGTATTACGACGCGCTGCCGGAGCGCATCCAGAACATGGGCATCAAGAAGATCGACGAGGACATCAACGTCCTGCGCGACCTGGAGGTGCTCATCGACGGTGACAAGGAGCGCAGCTACATGCTCCAGATCTTCATGAAGGACGCGGCGAGCCTCTACAAGCAGGCGGACGCGGGCCCGTTCTTCTACGAAATCATCCAGCGCAAGGGCGACCAGGGCTTCGGCGGCGGCAACTTCCGCGCCCTGTTCGAGAGCATCGAGCGCGCGCAGAAGGCCGAAGGGCGCGTCTAG
- the maiA gene encoding maleylacetoacetate isomerase, with the protein MKNLKLHGYWRSSASWRARIALNWKGLPFEYLAVHLLKDGGQQFSADYRAVNPMARVPTLEWTEADGQARKLSESMAILEYLEERVPSPALLPGDAYLRAKARMLAEMVNAGMQPLQNTSVTLRIKNELKADEKAWAAHWNAHGLTALEAAVQATAGRYCVGDGVSFADVLLVPQLYGARRFGVDLKPYPTLLRIEAACNELPAFQAAQPDRQPDAQPA; encoded by the coding sequence ATGAAGAACCTGAAGCTGCACGGCTACTGGCGCTCCTCCGCGTCCTGGCGCGCGCGCATCGCGCTGAACTGGAAGGGGCTCCCCTTCGAGTACCTGGCGGTGCACCTGCTCAAGGACGGCGGCCAGCAGTTCTCAGCGGACTACCGCGCGGTGAATCCCATGGCCCGCGTGCCCACGCTGGAGTGGACGGAAGCGGACGGGCAGGCGCGCAAGCTGTCCGAGTCCATGGCCATCCTGGAATACCTGGAGGAGCGCGTGCCCTCGCCCGCCCTCCTGCCTGGCGACGCGTACCTCCGCGCGAAGGCGCGCATGCTGGCGGAGATGGTGAACGCCGGCATGCAGCCGTTGCAGAACACCTCGGTAACGCTGCGCATCAAGAATGAGCTGAAGGCGGACGAGAAGGCCTGGGCGGCGCACTGGAACGCGCACGGGCTGACGGCGCTGGAGGCGGCGGTGCAGGCGACGGCGGGGCGTTATTGTGTGGGGGACGGAGTGTCGTTCGCGGACGTGCTGTTGGTTCCGCAGCTCTACGGGGCCCGCCGGTTCGGTGTAGACCTGAAGCCCTATCCCACGCTGCTGCGCATCGAGGCGGCGTGCAACGAACTCCCCGCCTTCCAGGCGGCGCAGCCGGACCGGCAGCCCGACGCTCAGCCGGCGTAG
- a CDS encoding fumarylacetoacetate hydrolase family protein, which yields MKLATLKDGTRDGRLVVVKRDNSAYALATNVALTLQAALDDWDAKEPQLRALAQQLEAGAVQSRPLDVKALHAPLPRAYEWVDGSAYINHVMLVRKARNAEPPATLRTDPLVYQGGSGDFLAPTQAIPLRDEAWGLDFESEVCVVLGDTPMGTKAEDADKHIKLVMIANDVSLRNLIPEELAKGFGFFQSKPATAFGPFALTPDELGAAWMDGRVHLRMRSTLNGQLVGDADAGPEMHFSFRDLIQHLTRTRAFTAGTILGSGTVSNEDRARGISCLAERRMIETIDEGKPKTSFMKPGDTIEIEMLDGEGHSLFGRISQTVVKAP from the coding sequence TTGAAGCTCGCGACGCTCAAGGACGGAACTCGCGACGGGCGGCTCGTCGTCGTCAAGCGGGACAACTCCGCCTACGCGCTGGCCACCAACGTGGCCCTCACGCTTCAAGCGGCCCTGGATGACTGGGACGCGAAGGAGCCGCAGCTGCGCGCGCTGGCGCAGCAGCTGGAAGCCGGCGCGGTGCAGAGCCGCCCGCTGGACGTGAAGGCGCTCCACGCGCCCCTGCCGCGCGCCTACGAATGGGTGGACGGCAGCGCGTACATCAACCACGTGATGCTGGTGCGCAAGGCGCGCAACGCGGAGCCGCCGGCCACGCTGCGCACGGATCCGCTGGTGTACCAGGGCGGCTCCGGCGACTTTCTCGCGCCCACGCAGGCCATCCCGCTGCGCGACGAGGCGTGGGGCCTGGACTTCGAGAGCGAGGTCTGCGTCGTGCTGGGCGACACGCCCATGGGCACGAAGGCCGAGGACGCGGACAAGCACATCAAGCTGGTGATGATCGCCAACGACGTGTCCCTGCGGAACCTCATCCCGGAGGAGCTGGCCAAGGGCTTCGGCTTCTTCCAGAGCAAGCCCGCCACCGCGTTCGGCCCCTTCGCGCTGACGCCGGACGAGCTGGGCGCGGCGTGGATGGACGGCCGCGTGCACCTGCGCATGCGCAGCACGCTCAACGGCCAGCTCGTGGGCGACGCGGACGCGGGCCCGGAGATGCACTTCTCCTTCCGCGACCTCATCCAGCACCTGACGCGCACGCGCGCCTTCACCGCGGGCACCATCCTGGGCAGCGGCACGGTGTCCAACGAGGACCGCGCTCGCGGCATCTCGTGCCTCGCCGAGCGCCGGATGATTGAGACCATCGACGAGGGGAAGCCGAAGACGTCCTTCATGAAGCCCGGGGACACCATCGAAATCGAGATGCTGGATGGCGAGGGGCACAGCCTCTTCGGCCGCATCTCCCAGACGGTGGTGAAGGCGCCATGA
- a CDS encoding protein kinase domain-containing protein, giving the protein MAQGFQQAGDTPREPHPGQRLGNRYELRQRVKAGRGISTWQGLDLLTHERVLVKVTALSAFVPTSRHRLEHEAEVLSRLHSPALVPVRHMGTSDELLYLVTAWVDGETLAERLRRGPLSLPEAIVLGQRLLNALAAAHREGVLHRDLKPSNILVRDFPLSAAWLTDFGLSRSERLDPSLRDLPVGTARYMSPEQAGLINRPVEAPSDLYAVGLVLFEALSGRPALEGATVGEVLRLHLTAHPRLRPVGVEVPLAMEELIVRLSQTDPRDRYQSADAALADLNALEAALSRGEAEPALVTGAHDHRQSLTEPSFVGRREELLTLERELEHAREDGSRAVVVEGESGGGKSRLLEEFSARAAGQRAWVLHGQAQDQAAQRPFQLFAGVAEGIAAAAREEPALGALLRERLAGQEAGLCTVLPRLTEVLAPDSRTTRSQGLGPESLSESRSVWSLTSLLNALGTPDAPAVVVLEDCQWADTLTLRALEAWSQGRRAGDGRLLLIVSFRSEDIHADHLLRRLAPGAHLKLSAFGAAEVALLAESMAGVLPQEAVELVTRLAEGNPFMASAVLHGLVEDGVLMPGPDGWRVQPEAMAHARSSRQAATFLVRRLRLLPPESLHVLSVGAVMGKSFDARAVAALSGTPLEAVTTALEPPRRRHMLWTEGTRSTFVHDKLREVLLDLLSPEERRELHRLAARASQQSVPTDPFELAYHFDAAGESAQALPYALVAAEQARQRFSLDSAEVNYRIAERGASGADAHTRYRIASGLGTALMMRGRYDEAQRQLEAAQALARDRLEQGRTLGHLGELAFKRGQTVQANAYLEQGLKLLGRWVPPGTLTTGASAAWEILTQAAHTVAPRLWLGRKSLARGEEDLLAVNLYSRLAYGYWYQRGRAAVLWAHLRDMNLAERYPPTPELAQAYSAHSPALTTLPWFQRAYAYAEKSLALRQQLGDVWGQGQSLHFYGLALYASSRFKECIEKCREAVRLLERTGDPWEVNNATFQIAMSLYRLGRLKEAAVVSQKLHAAALALGDRYSLRLGLEAWAKSTGGRIPAALLETELAAPTATDPQSFAGVLQAEGLRLLRENEPARAAEVLERAERVVEDAHLRQEYVAPITPWLATARRRLAQQASPLNPRQRERLLKEADGVAKRAHDVARTYRNNLPHALRERGLMCALRGRPARARRYLDEALRVAEQLEMRQERALTLQARGEVARVQGWPGAARDLETSARELEAMEDGLHKGPEHGTGVETLSLVDRFPRVLEVGRRLASALSREAVFETARQSMQELLRAERCAVVDPRAVVSEEDAKNQGLSRTALARALETGRITVLGQGLPGGISESMELLGVRSLLCAPLQVRGKTVACVVASHRKVGSLFGEDEERLASFVAVLASAALENAENFERVAALSEEQGRLYREEQEAVRRRDDFLSIAAHELKTPLTSLQLHIQGLQAKAKGAPMPPEKLTAKLESAFSQTQRLGKLVNDLLDISRIAQGQLHIKREDVDLVALVRAQLERSREALVRAECEVRFHASEPRLIGHWDALRLEQVVGNLLTNAMKYGAGKPVEVTLDGDATDVLLEVRDHGIGIAEEDRARIFERFERAVSVRHYGGFGLGLWIVREIVQALGGNIDVAGAPEQGSTFTVTLPRSGSPMH; this is encoded by the coding sequence ATGGCGCAAGGCTTCCAACAGGCCGGCGACACCCCCAGGGAGCCACACCCGGGCCAGCGGCTGGGCAACCGCTACGAGCTGCGCCAGCGGGTGAAGGCGGGCCGGGGCATCTCCACCTGGCAGGGGTTGGACCTGCTCACGCACGAGCGCGTGCTCGTGAAGGTCACCGCCCTGTCCGCCTTCGTCCCCACGTCCCGCCACCGGCTGGAGCACGAGGCGGAGGTGCTGTCGCGGCTGCACAGCCCCGCGCTGGTGCCCGTACGGCACATGGGCACCTCCGACGAGCTGCTCTACTTGGTCACCGCGTGGGTGGATGGCGAGACGTTGGCGGAGCGCCTGCGGCGCGGCCCGCTGTCCCTGCCGGAAGCCATCGTCCTGGGCCAGCGCCTGCTCAATGCGCTCGCGGCGGCGCACCGCGAGGGCGTCCTCCACCGCGACTTGAAGCCCTCCAACATCCTGGTGCGCGACTTCCCGCTGTCCGCCGCGTGGCTCACCGACTTCGGCCTGTCTCGCAGCGAGCGGTTGGATCCGTCCCTGCGCGACCTGCCCGTGGGCACCGCGCGCTACATGTCCCCGGAGCAGGCGGGGCTCATCAACCGGCCGGTGGAGGCGCCGTCGGACCTGTACGCGGTGGGCCTGGTGCTCTTCGAGGCGCTGTCCGGCCGCCCTGCCCTGGAGGGCGCGACGGTGGGCGAGGTGCTGCGCCTGCACCTCACCGCGCACCCGCGCCTGAGGCCCGTGGGCGTGGAGGTGCCGCTGGCGATGGAGGAGCTCATCGTGCGGCTGAGCCAGACGGATCCGCGCGACCGCTACCAGTCCGCGGACGCCGCGCTCGCGGACCTGAACGCGCTGGAGGCCGCGCTGTCCCGGGGTGAGGCGGAGCCCGCGCTCGTCACCGGCGCGCACGACCACCGCCAGAGCCTCACCGAGCCGTCCTTCGTGGGCCGCCGCGAGGAGCTGTTGACGCTGGAGCGCGAGCTCGAGCACGCGCGCGAGGACGGCTCGCGCGCCGTGGTGGTGGAGGGCGAGTCCGGCGGCGGCAAGAGCCGGCTGCTGGAGGAGTTCTCCGCCCGGGCCGCGGGACAGCGCGCGTGGGTGCTGCACGGGCAGGCGCAGGACCAGGCCGCGCAGCGCCCCTTCCAGCTCTTCGCGGGCGTGGCGGAGGGCATCGCCGCCGCCGCGCGCGAGGAGCCCGCGCTGGGCGCGCTCCTGAGGGAGAGGCTCGCGGGCCAGGAGGCCGGCCTGTGCACGGTGCTGCCCCGGCTCACGGAGGTGCTCGCCCCGGACTCGCGGACGACGCGCTCCCAGGGGCTGGGGCCCGAGTCCCTGAGCGAGAGCCGCAGCGTGTGGAGCCTCACCTCTCTGCTCAACGCGCTGGGCACGCCGGACGCGCCCGCGGTGGTGGTGCTGGAGGATTGCCAGTGGGCGGACACGCTCACCCTGCGCGCGCTGGAGGCGTGGTCGCAGGGCCGCCGCGCCGGGGACGGACGGCTGCTGCTCATCGTGTCCTTCCGCAGCGAGGACATCCACGCGGACCACCTGCTGAGGCGCCTGGCCCCGGGCGCGCACCTCAAGCTGTCCGCCTTTGGCGCGGCGGAGGTGGCGCTGCTGGCGGAGTCCATGGCCGGCGTGCTGCCGCAGGAGGCCGTGGAGCTGGTGACGCGGCTGGCGGAGGGCAATCCGTTCATGGCCTCCGCGGTCCTGCACGGGCTGGTGGAGGACGGCGTCCTCATGCCCGGCCCGGACGGCTGGCGGGTGCAGCCGGAGGCGATGGCTCACGCGCGCTCGTCGCGACAGGCGGCCACCTTCCTGGTGCGGCGCCTGCGCCTCCTGCCACCGGAGTCCCTGCACGTGCTCAGCGTGGGCGCCGTGATGGGCAAGTCCTTCGACGCGAGGGCGGTGGCGGCCCTCTCCGGCACGCCGCTGGAGGCCGTCACCACCGCGCTGGAGCCCCCGCGCCGCCGGCACATGCTGTGGACGGAGGGCACGCGCTCCACCTTCGTGCACGACAAGCTGCGCGAGGTGCTGTTGGACCTGCTCTCCCCGGAGGAGCGCCGGGAGCTGCACCGGCTGGCCGCGAGGGCCTCCCAGCAGTCCGTGCCCACCGACCCGTTCGAGCTGGCCTACCACTTCGACGCGGCGGGGGAGAGCGCGCAGGCCCTGCCCTACGCGCTGGTGGCCGCGGAGCAGGCGCGCCAGCGCTTCTCATTGGACAGCGCGGAGGTGAACTACCGCATCGCCGAGCGTGGCGCTTCAGGCGCGGACGCGCACACCCGCTACCGCATCGCGTCCGGGCTGGGCACCGCGCTGATGATGCGCGGCCGCTACGACGAGGCTCAGCGGCAGTTGGAGGCCGCGCAGGCCCTGGCGCGCGACCGGCTGGAGCAGGGCCGCACGCTGGGCCACCTGGGCGAGCTCGCCTTCAAGCGCGGCCAGACGGTGCAGGCCAACGCCTACCTGGAGCAGGGCCTGAAGCTGCTGGGCCGCTGGGTGCCGCCCGGCACGCTGACCACCGGCGCCAGCGCGGCGTGGGAAATCCTCACGCAGGCCGCGCACACCGTGGCGCCGCGCCTGTGGCTGGGCCGCAAGTCCCTGGCGCGAGGCGAGGAGGACCTGCTCGCGGTCAACCTCTACAGCCGGCTCGCGTACGGCTACTGGTACCAGCGGGGCCGCGCCGCGGTGCTGTGGGCGCACCTGCGAGACATGAACCTGGCGGAGCGCTACCCGCCCACGCCGGAGCTGGCGCAGGCCTACTCCGCGCACTCGCCCGCGCTCACCACCCTGCCCTGGTTCCAGCGCGCGTACGCCTACGCGGAGAAGTCACTGGCCCTGCGTCAGCAATTGGGCGACGTGTGGGGCCAGGGCCAGTCGCTGCACTTCTACGGCCTGGCCCTCTACGCCTCGTCGCGCTTCAAGGAGTGCATCGAGAAGTGCCGCGAGGCGGTGCGCCTGCTGGAGCGCACCGGCGACCCGTGGGAGGTGAACAACGCCACCTTTCAAATCGCCATGTCGCTCTACCGCCTGGGCCGCCTGAAGGAGGCCGCGGTGGTGAGCCAGAAGCTGCACGCGGCGGCGCTCGCGCTGGGGGACCGGTATTCGCTGCGCCTGGGCCTGGAGGCGTGGGCCAAGTCCACCGGGGGCCGCATCCCCGCGGCGCTGCTGGAGACGGAGCTGGCGGCGCCCACCGCCACCGACCCGCAGTCCTTCGCGGGCGTGCTCCAGGCGGAAGGCCTGCGCCTGTTGCGTGAGAACGAACCCGCGCGCGCCGCGGAGGTGCTGGAGCGCGCCGAGCGCGTGGTGGAGGACGCGCACCTGCGTCAGGAGTACGTGGCCCCCATCACCCCGTGGCTCGCCACCGCGCGCCGTCGCCTGGCGCAGCAGGCCAGCCCGCTCAATCCCAGGCAGCGCGAACGGCTCCTGAAAGAGGCGGATGGCGTGGCGAAGCGCGCCCATGACGTCGCGCGCACCTACCGCAACAACCTGCCCCATGCGCTGCGCGAGCGCGGCCTGATGTGCGCGCTGCGAGGCCGGCCCGCGCGGGCCCGCCGGTACCTGGACGAAGCCCTGCGCGTGGCCGAACAGCTGGAGATGCGCCAGGAGCGCGCGCTGACGCTCCAGGCCCGCGGCGAGGTGGCCCGGGTGCAGGGCTGGCCCGGTGCCGCGCGCGACCTGGAGACGTCGGCGCGCGAATTGGAGGCCATGGAGGACGGCCTGCACAAGGGGCCGGAGCACGGCACCGGCGTGGAGACGCTGTCGCTGGTGGACCGCTTCCCTCGCGTGCTGGAGGTGGGGCGCAGGCTCGCCTCCGCCCTGTCGCGCGAGGCCGTCTTTGAAACCGCGCGCCAGTCCATGCAGGAGCTGCTGCGCGCGGAGCGCTGCGCCGTGGTGGATCCGCGCGCGGTGGTGTCCGAGGAGGACGCGAAGAACCAGGGCCTCAGCCGCACCGCGCTCGCACGCGCGCTGGAGACCGGCCGCATCACCGTGCTGGGCCAGGGACTGCCCGGTGGCATCAGCGAGAGCATGGAGCTGCTCGGGGTGCGCTCGCTCTTGTGCGCGCCCCTCCAGGTCCGAGGCAAGACGGTGGCGTGCGTGGTGGCCAGCCACCGCAAGGTGGGCTCGCTGTTCGGCGAGGACGAGGAGCGCCTGGCGTCCTTCGTGGCCGTCCTCGCGAGCGCGGCGCTGGAGAACGCGGAGAACTTCGAGCGCGTCGCCGCCCTCTCCGAGGAGCAGGGCCGCCTGTACCGGGAGGAGCAGGAGGCCGTGCGCCGGCGCGACGACTTCCTGTCCATCGCCGCGCACGAACTGAAGACGCCGCTCACGTCGCTGCAGCTGCACATCCAGGGGCTCCAGGCCAAGGCGAAGGGCGCGCCCATGCCTCCGGAGAAGCTGACCGCGAAGCTGGAGTCCGCCTTCTCGCAGACACAGCGGCTGGGGAAGCTGGTCAACGACCTGTTGGACATCTCCCGCATCGCGCAGGGCCAGCTGCACATCAAGCGCGAGGACGTGGACCTGGTGGCGCTGGTGCGCGCCCAGCTGGAGCGCAGCCGCGAGGCCCTGGTCCGCGCCGAGTGCGAGGTGCGCTTCCACGCCAGCGAGCCACGCCTCATCGGCCACTGGGACGCGCTCCGGCTGGAGCAGGTGGTGGGCAACCTCTTGACCAACGCCATGAAGTACGGCGCGGGCAAGCCGGTGGAGGTGACGCTGGACGGCGACGCGACGGACGTGCTCCTGGAGGTGCGCGACCACGGCATCGGCATCGCGGAGGAGGACCGGGCGCGCATCTTCGAGCGCTTCGAGCGCGCGGTGTCCGTGCGCCACTACGGCGGCTTCGGCCTGGGCCTCTGGATTGTCCGCGAAATCGTCCAGGCGCTGGGCGGCAACATCGACGTCGCCGGCGCCCCGGAGCAGGGCTCCACCTTCACCGTCACCCTGCCCCGCTCCGGCTCACCGATGCACTGA
- a CDS encoding class I SAM-dependent methyltransferase produces MRQPILSVHGAALPVAPEANHLVLVNPPREEAPLPEEVFTEAREWLDSLHSRMMQGPDETLHAGMTALHGGLIHRRRQWSPEVWKRFCQELARKHPMRPFLHQCPFTRHAFERPRGYAGDAALIDYLYMDHAADELHAGREIYRYMHGQPSARSVRERRELLARMMDETAGRRPDGRVLSVACGHLREAEASRAVAERRLQELIAFDQDPVSLAEISRLHPGGIVRPVCGSVRSLLAGKVAFQDLDFAYSAGLYDYLSDSVAARLTALLFQMLRPGGRLLVANFAVHPPETGYMEAFMDWWLTYRDEDGMRDLLSETPLEQVDNVRLFRDSQDNVIYLEVTRR; encoded by the coding sequence ATGCGCCAGCCCATCCTGTCGGTCCACGGCGCGGCTCTCCCAGTCGCGCCTGAAGCCAACCACCTCGTCCTGGTGAATCCCCCCCGGGAAGAGGCGCCTTTACCAGAGGAAGTGTTCACGGAGGCGCGAGAGTGGCTGGACAGCCTGCACTCCCGGATGATGCAGGGTCCGGACGAGACGCTGCATGCCGGAATGACCGCCCTTCACGGGGGGCTCATCCACCGGCGGCGGCAGTGGAGCCCGGAGGTGTGGAAGCGCTTCTGCCAGGAGCTGGCGCGCAAGCACCCCATGCGCCCCTTCCTGCACCAGTGCCCCTTCACCCGGCACGCCTTCGAACGGCCACGTGGCTACGCGGGTGACGCGGCCCTCATCGACTACCTCTACATGGACCACGCGGCGGACGAGCTGCACGCGGGCCGCGAAATCTACCGCTACATGCACGGGCAGCCGTCCGCGCGGAGCGTGCGCGAGCGCCGGGAGCTGCTCGCTCGGATGATGGACGAGACTGCCGGGCGACGGCCCGACGGGCGCGTGCTGTCGGTGGCGTGCGGGCACCTGCGGGAGGCGGAGGCGTCGCGCGCGGTGGCGGAGCGCCGGCTCCAGGAGCTCATCGCGTTCGACCAGGACCCGGTGAGCCTGGCGGAGATTTCGCGCCTGCACCCGGGCGGCATCGTGCGGCCGGTGTGCGGCTCGGTCCGCTCGCTGCTCGCGGGCAAGGTGGCGTTCCAGGACCTGGACTTCGCGTACTCCGCCGGGCTGTACGACTACCTGTCGGACTCCGTGGCCGCCCGCCTGACCGCGCTGCTCTTCCAGATGCTGCGCCCGGGCGGACGCCTGCTGGTGGCCAACTTCGCGGTGCACCCGCCGGAGACGGGCTACATGGAGGCCTTCATGGACTGGTGGCTCACCTACCGGGACGAGGACGGCATGCGCGACCTCTTGTCGGAGACGCCGCTGGAGCAGGTGGACAACGTGCGGCTGTTCCGCGACTCGCAGGACAACGTCATCTACCTGGAAGTGACGCGCCGCTAG
- a CDS encoding STAS/SEC14 domain-containing protein produces MKIEIAHLPHDIIEIIYPSEVTPKDVTEYVEQLKKDITARGGSEWSALVDQSRLRVMPSTVVGEMARLNAYAQQRGMKRSARVVSDPGSGLQAWRMTKNAGLTIPAKTFETRSEALSWLEAPDAD; encoded by the coding sequence ATGAAGATTGAAATCGCCCACCTGCCCCACGACATCATCGAGATCATCTATCCGTCGGAAGTGACGCCGAAGGACGTGACCGAGTACGTCGAGCAACTGAAGAAGGACATCACCGCCCGCGGGGGCTCGGAGTGGTCCGCGCTGGTGGACCAGTCCAGGTTGCGGGTGATGCCCTCCACGGTGGTGGGGGAGATGGCCCGGCTGAACGCCTACGCCCAGCAGCGCGGCATGAAGCGCTCCGCGCGCGTGGTGAGCGACCCCGGCAGCGGCCTGCAGGCGTGGCGCATGACCAAGAACGCCGGCCTCACCATCCCGGCGAAGACCTTCGAGACCCGCTCCGAGGCCCTGTCCTGGCTCGAAGCCCCCGACGCGGACTGA